A genomic segment from Desulfovibrio aminophilus DSM 12254 encodes:
- a CDS encoding 4Fe-4S dicluster domain-containing protein, translating to MSIYKIKLDKKRCIACKACEVHCKVKNHVPVGIQLNHIFVEGPRARKDGRPEFVTKYQPCLMCKEPKCVPACPTGAMTMRESDGLVYVRTELCDGCKACIEACPWSVPVFNELTGKIMKCDYCMDRIEQGLDPACVTGCTAKALSFTRP from the coding sequence ATGAGCATCTACAAGATCAAGCTGGACAAGAAGCGCTGCATCGCCTGCAAGGCCTGCGAGGTGCATTGCAAGGTGAAGAACCACGTGCCCGTAGGCATCCAGCTCAACCACATCTTCGTGGAAGGGCCCAGGGCGCGCAAGGACGGCCGGCCGGAATTCGTGACCAAGTATCAGCCCTGCCTCATGTGCAAGGAGCCCAAGTGCGTGCCTGCCTGTCCCACCGGGGCCATGACCATGCGCGAGTCCGATGGGCTGGTCTACGTGCGCACCGAGCTGTGCGACGGCTGCAAGGCCTGCATCGAGGCCTGCCCCTGGAGCGTGCCGGTGTTCAATGAACTGACCGGCAAGATCATGAAGTGCGACTATTGCATGGATCGCATCGAGCAGGGGCTGGACCCGGCCTGCGTCACGGGCTGCACGGCCAAGGCCCTGAGTTTCACGCGCCCCTGA
- a CDS encoding sulfite exporter TauE/SafE family protein — protein MVGVCLWFEPAWADKLSDAIASAPQGAEAGQIDPSKPAGFLGIPGAPSVNLILAFVWAVWVGWIFSTVGAFGGVMAGVGHMTVFGLGAYAKSFKTTAPALNKLATDSIRASNQFLVGTSALISSFNYWKMGRLVLPLAVALGAGSLLGAWGSATLTAGKISFSQYQGWFGLFVLVLGCYLFWETSGAGQASKKKAKAAAKAFEESVKKQKAGEQVDTKAMGVKTTKFTLTRCEFTFYGVEFAFNPLIPLLGGIVIAAVAAFLGVGGGFLLVPFLTSVAQLPMYLAAGTSALAVLISMITSIATLMTKGTPVDWSLIGLELVGIIVGSVIGPRTSKYFSDLWLKRLFIVLSLYVGIDYVLRGFFNYRIFG, from the coding sequence ATGGTCGGGGTCTGCCTGTGGTTCGAGCCCGCCTGGGCCGACAAACTGTCCGACGCCATCGCCAGCGCGCCGCAGGGCGCCGAGGCCGGTCAGATCGATCCCAGCAAACCGGCGGGCTTTCTCGGCATTCCCGGCGCTCCGAGCGTGAACCTCATCCTGGCCTTCGTCTGGGCCGTGTGGGTGGGCTGGATTTTCTCCACCGTGGGTGCGTTCGGCGGCGTCATGGCCGGTGTGGGCCACATGACCGTGTTCGGTCTGGGCGCCTACGCCAAGAGCTTCAAGACCACCGCCCCCGCGCTGAACAAGCTGGCCACCGACTCCATCCGCGCCTCCAACCAGTTCCTGGTCGGCACCTCGGCGCTCATCTCCTCCTTCAACTACTGGAAGATGGGCCGTCTGGTGCTGCCCCTGGCCGTTGCGCTGGGCGCGGGCTCGCTCCTGGGCGCCTGGGGGTCGGCCACGCTGACCGCTGGCAAGATCTCCTTCTCCCAGTACCAGGGCTGGTTCGGCCTCTTCGTCCTGGTCCTCGGCTGCTACCTCTTCTGGGAAACCTCCGGCGCGGGCCAGGCCAGCAAAAAGAAGGCCAAGGCCGCGGCCAAGGCCTTCGAGGAATCGGTCAAGAAGCAGAAGGCCGGCGAGCAGGTGGACACCAAGGCCATGGGCGTGAAGACCACCAAGTTCACCCTGACCCGTTGCGAATTCACCTTCTACGGAGTCGAGTTCGCCTTCAATCCGCTGATCCCCCTGCTGGGCGGCATCGTCATCGCGGCCGTGGCGGCCTTCCTGGGCGTGGGCGGCGGCTTCCTGCTGGTGCCCTTCCTGACCAGCGTGGCCCAGCTGCCCATGTATCTGGCGGCGGGCACCTCGGCCCTGGCCGTGCTCATCTCCATGATCACGAGCATCGCCACCCTGATGACCAAGGGCACCCCGGTGGACTGGAGCCTCATCGGGCTTGAGTTGGTGGGCATCATCGTGGGTTCGGTCATCGGCCCGCGCACCTCCAAGTACTTCTCCGATCTTTGGCTCAAGCGTCTGTTCATCGTGCTTTCGCTTTACGTCGGCATCGACTATGTGTTGAGGGGTTTCTTCAACTACCGCATCTTCGGCTAG
- a CDS encoding phosphate/phosphite/phosphonate ABC transporter substrate-binding protein: MRKEYWAVGLAALALLILAVGWERDEPATRVDLSRRVDITLKTQAEAITYAYLPQYSHSISFERHRRLVEYLSRVTGYPFRQVFPDTFDEHVKMVERGEIDISFSNPFIYIRLARAGARAFARIVEESGRPDFHSQIICRKDNRAIRSLEDCRGKRWIAVDPGSAGGFVFALDYFLSHGIQREDFAEIAFAPGPGGKQEKVVLAVYAGKYDIGSVRNGTLELVKDKVDLDAIRVLAESRSYPGWVYSARRGFDPARLKVITEALLRLDQGGEEAEQILAAAHFKGIIPAMDADYDSIRSLANRISQE; encoded by the coding sequence ATGCGCAAGGAGTACTGGGCCGTCGGCTTGGCCGCGCTGGCGCTGCTGATCCTGGCCGTGGGCTGGGAGCGGGATGAACCGGCGACCCGTGTGGATCTCTCCCGGCGCGTGGACATCACCCTCAAGACCCAGGCCGAAGCCATCACCTACGCCTATCTCCCGCAGTACTCCCACAGCATCTCCTTCGAGCGCCACCGGCGCCTGGTGGAATACCTCTCCCGGGTCACGGGATACCCCTTCCGCCAAGTCTTCCCGGACACCTTCGACGAACACGTGAAGATGGTTGAGCGCGGCGAGATCGACATTTCCTTCTCCAATCCCTTCATCTACATCCGTCTGGCCCGCGCGGGCGCCAGGGCCTTCGCCCGCATCGTGGAGGAGTCCGGCAGGCCGGATTTCCACAGCCAGATCATCTGCCGCAAGGACAACCGGGCCATCCGCAGCCTGGAGGATTGCCGAGGCAAGCGTTGGATCGCCGTGGACCCGGGGTCCGCCGGAGGTTTCGTCTTCGCCCTGGACTATTTCCTGAGCCATGGCATTCAGCGCGAGGACTTCGCCGAGATCGCCTTCGCCCCCGGGCCGGGCGGCAAGCAGGAAAAGGTCGTGCTGGCGGTCTACGCGGGCAAGTACGACATCGGCTCGGTGCGCAACGGCACGTTGGAGCTGGTCAAGGACAAGGTGGACCTGGACGCCATCCGCGTCCTGGCGGAGAGCCGCTCCTATCCCGGCTGGGTCTACTCCGCCCGACGGGGCTTCGATCCGGCCCGGCTGAAGGTCATCACCGAGGCCCTGCTCCGCCTGGACCAGGGGGGAGAAGAGGCGGAGCAGATACTGGCGGCGGCTCATTTCAAGGGCATCATTCCGGCCATGGACGCGGACTACGATTCCATTCGAAGCTTGGCGAACCGCATTTCACAGGAGTAG
- a CDS encoding ATP-binding protein, with protein MHALDRLKFSSKINLGTTGIVLFLSLVMGAPVARVASQALVDEVKMRGRVLAESLSVRSADPVLAQDFLRLKNLVDDLRGVSGDIEYAFILDKAGGVLAHSYPKGFPVDLITANAPGPGGTLSVRLLDSGDERIYDFAVPVRVAGESFGTARVGLSWTRARAPVERLGGIILGLAGGGLFVSVVLSTIFARQVTRRLNILRAHAAEMVTGNLDMQAGGELARNCWDIMDCDRKECPAYGDKRRRCWYVAGTLCLECDDGPFPQKLESCRECPVFLANAGDEIQDLTETFDAMAMTLKTHIAELREAEKVLTRQQQIMRTILDVTPDLVSLLDEHLVYQACNRAFAASVSREVDEVAGKTDADLFPAELAAARTEANRRVLLTGERFQTETRREAGHGERWFHTVQVPVFDRDDRIVGVLRTARDVTQIKDYQDQLIQAQKMESMGKLAGGVAHEINTPLGIILGYAQLLQEDVPEGQVREDLGTIERQAKVCRKIVADLLGFSRQARSARRDMCLNNSVMETVTLVRHSFELDNVRIVTDLDERMPVLYGDPDKLRQVWMNLLTNARDAMPGGGMVFVRTRLDTGAQKVTVWVADTGSGIEPAILGRIFDPFFSTKPVGKGTGLGLAVSFGIVKEHGGDISAQSPVPTDFGLPRGEAAGEHGAGSVFAVHLPLDHGERDDEDTPAPGDGAKEE; from the coding sequence ATGCATGCCCTGGACCGGCTCAAGTTCAGTTCCAAGATCAACCTCGGCACCACGGGCATCGTGCTCTTCCTGAGCCTGGTCATGGGCGCGCCCGTCGCCCGGGTGGCCTCCCAGGCCCTGGTGGACGAGGTCAAGATGCGCGGCCGCGTGCTGGCCGAGAGCCTGTCCGTGCGTTCGGCCGATCCGGTCCTGGCCCAGGATTTCCTGCGGCTCAAGAACCTGGTGGACGACCTGCGCGGGGTGAGCGGGGACATCGAGTACGCCTTCATCCTGGACAAGGCGGGCGGCGTCCTGGCCCACAGCTATCCCAAGGGCTTCCCCGTGGATCTCATCACCGCCAACGCCCCCGGCCCCGGCGGAACGTTGTCCGTGCGCCTTCTGGACAGCGGGGACGAGCGCATCTACGACTTCGCCGTGCCCGTGCGCGTGGCCGGAGAGTCCTTCGGCACGGCCCGGGTGGGTCTGTCCTGGACCCGGGCCCGGGCCCCGGTGGAGCGCCTGGGCGGGATCATCCTGGGGCTGGCCGGAGGAGGGCTGTTCGTCTCGGTGGTGCTCTCGACCATCTTCGCCCGCCAGGTGACCCGGCGGCTCAACATCCTGCGCGCGCACGCCGCCGAGATGGTCACCGGCAACCTGGACATGCAGGCTGGCGGGGAACTGGCCCGCAACTGCTGGGACATCATGGACTGCGACCGCAAGGAGTGTCCGGCCTACGGGGACAAGCGGCGGCGCTGCTGGTACGTGGCCGGAACCCTTTGTCTGGAGTGTGACGACGGGCCCTTTCCTCAGAAGCTGGAGTCCTGCCGGGAATGTCCGGTGTTCCTGGCCAACGCGGGAGACGAGATCCAGGATCTGACCGAGACCTTCGACGCCATGGCCATGACGCTCAAGACCCACATCGCGGAGCTGCGCGAGGCCGAGAAGGTTCTCACCCGCCAGCAGCAGATCATGCGCACCATCCTGGACGTGACCCCGGACCTGGTCAGCCTGCTGGACGAGCACCTCGTCTACCAGGCCTGCAACCGGGCCTTCGCGGCCTCGGTTTCGCGCGAGGTGGACGAGGTGGCGGGCAAGACCGATGCGGATCTTTTCCCGGCCGAGCTGGCGGCCGCGCGCACCGAGGCCAACCGTCGCGTGCTGCTCACCGGCGAACGCTTTCAGACCGAGACCCGCCGCGAGGCCGGGCACGGCGAACGCTGGTTCCATACCGTGCAGGTGCCGGTCTTCGACCGCGACGACCGCATCGTGGGCGTTCTGCGCACGGCCCGCGACGTGACCCAGATCAAGGATTACCAGGACCAGCTCATCCAGGCCCAGAAGATGGAGTCCATGGGCAAACTGGCCGGAGGCGTGGCCCACGAGATCAACACTCCCCTGGGGATCATTCTGGGCTACGCCCAGCTTCTTCAGGAGGACGTTCCCGAGGGGCAGGTGCGCGAGGATCTGGGGACCATCGAACGCCAGGCCAAGGTCTGCCGCAAGATCGTGGCCGACCTGCTGGGGTTCTCGCGCCAAGCCCGCAGCGCCAGGCGCGACATGTGTCTGAACAACTCGGTCATGGAAACCGTGACCCTGGTGCGCCATTCCTTCGAACTGGACAATGTGCGCATCGTCACCGACCTGGACGAGCGCATGCCGGTGCTTTACGGCGACCCGGACAAGCTCCGCCAGGTCTGGATGAATCTTTTGACCAACGCCCGCGACGCCATGCCGGGTGGGGGTATGGTTTTCGTCCGCACGAGACTGGACACCGGGGCCCAAAAGGTGACAGTCTGGGTGGCGGACACCGGCTCGGGCATCGAACCGGCCATCCTGGGGCGCATTTTCGATCCGTTCTTCAGCACCAAGCCCGTGGGCAAGGGCACGGGCCTGGGGCTGGCGGTATCCTTCGGAATCGTCAAGGAACACGGAGGGGACATCTCGGCCCAGAGCCCGGTGCCGACGGACTTCGGACTGCCTCGGGGAGAGGCGGCCGGGGAGCATGGCGCGGGATCGGTGTTCGCGGTGCATCTGCCGTTGGACCACGGGGAACGGGACGATGAAGACACGCCGGCCCCCGGAGATGGCGCAAAAGAGGAGTGA
- a CDS encoding response regulator — protein MADIIVVDDISDAGVLVKRILERGGHKVTAFTEEEDALAFVRKNKPDLAILDMKLKKMTGVEVLEEIRKLSPDTKAIMLTGYPTLETAREALRLGAGEYCVKPIDKGELEAKVAEVLAG, from the coding sequence ATGGCCGACATCATCGTGGTGGACGATATTTCGGACGCGGGCGTCCTGGTCAAGCGCATCTTGGAGCGTGGAGGCCACAAGGTCACGGCCTTCACCGAGGAGGAGGACGCCCTGGCCTTCGTGCGCAAGAACAAGCCGGACCTGGCCATTCTGGACATGAAGCTGAAGAAGATGACTGGGGTGGAGGTTCTGGAGGAGATCAGGAAGCTGTCCCCCGACACCAAGGCCATCATGCTCACCGGCTATCCCACGCTGGAGACGGCCCGTGAGGCCCTGCGCCTGGGGGCCGGCGAGTACTGCGTCAAGCCCATCGACAAGGGCGAGTTGGAGGCCAAGGTGGCCGAAGTGCTGGCCGGGTAG
- a CDS encoding PEP/pyruvate-binding domain-containing protein, with protein sequence MSLITQLFRHWTYQVFAPGSLLRAKYNAFKDLLRSDDICLSLIADLEELAYGQDKADQARVVWLCERLSAAVERLVGNLMAMSPTRYMGLPEHFKKIDFYLRMALDRPGGDIAPPYLLSLAEAAGRQELAGGKAANLGRVAVETDLAVPPGYLVNANAFHYFIEAAGLRRPLDRRLRQIVLSRPEDVPRLAGELMEVILGAEVPQGLAAQIQAAADELSRGGRLLAVRSSALAEDSELSFAGQYASELHVRPDDAVESYKRVLAGKYCSRALVYRISHGLSDTETAMSVLILPMIEPKAAGVLYTLDPEGCPLSGEPEAMSLFAVSGLGESLVDGSRTPRRLLLSRRGRPKILAACSGPGPVPLSEASLADLREAGLKLETLFGRPQDVEWAVDAEDRLFILQSRQFHMDAPRHEARSVPRAEVLASGLIRASGGVAAGTVRHLRTVGELTSFPPGAVAVTSTLPPILAQFAGRLAAVVAETGSRASHLASVARENGIPVLVGPGGFQSLPEGAEVTVDADAGAVYAGRVDELLPPPSVEGERVADPRFARILPLTAKLSLTDPEAPEFSPEGCKSLHDMVRFCHEKGVAEMFSLVGKGGRGLASSRKLRTELPLVLYLLDLEDGLFDSGRSRSEVLPEDIKSQPMWAFWWGLADRSVGWGDLVHVDWEELDRVSAGIFSKNSRLLASYAIISADYLHCMIRFGYHFSVLDSVCGHEVNGNYIQFRFKGGGGSLEQRLLRLEFLTGVLTRLGFECSTRGDMLDAKYARKPENDTQKRLAALGYLTAVTRLMDMGLKDREQVEGLVDQHLRRIERGRA encoded by the coding sequence ATGTCGCTCATCACCCAGCTCTTCCGGCACTGGACCTATCAGGTCTTCGCCCCGGGGTCTCTGCTGCGGGCCAAGTACAACGCCTTCAAGGATCTCCTGCGCTCCGACGACATCTGCCTCTCGCTCATCGCGGACCTGGAGGAGCTGGCCTACGGCCAGGACAAGGCCGATCAGGCCCGGGTGGTCTGGCTTTGCGAACGGCTCTCGGCGGCGGTGGAGCGTTTGGTCGGCAACCTCATGGCCATGAGCCCCACGCGTTACATGGGCCTGCCCGAGCACTTCAAGAAGATCGACTTCTATCTGCGCATGGCCCTGGACCGGCCCGGCGGGGACATCGCTCCGCCGTATCTGCTTTCGCTCGCCGAGGCCGCCGGACGCCAGGAGCTTGCGGGCGGCAAGGCCGCCAACCTGGGCCGAGTCGCCGTGGAGACGGATCTCGCGGTGCCCCCGGGCTACTTGGTCAACGCCAACGCCTTTCACTACTTCATCGAGGCCGCCGGACTGCGCCGCCCTCTGGACCGCAGACTGCGCCAGATCGTGCTTTCCCGCCCGGAGGACGTGCCGCGTCTGGCGGGCGAACTCATGGAGGTCATCCTTGGGGCGGAGGTGCCCCAGGGGCTCGCCGCCCAAATTCAGGCCGCGGCCGACGAACTGTCCCGGGGCGGCCGCCTGCTGGCGGTGCGCAGCAGCGCCCTGGCCGAGGACTCGGAACTGTCTTTCGCCGGGCAGTACGCCAGCGAACTGCACGTGCGGCCCGACGACGCGGTCGAGTCCTACAAACGGGTTCTGGCCGGAAAATACTGCTCCCGGGCCCTGGTCTACCGCATCTCCCACGGGCTTTCGGACACGGAGACGGCCATGTCGGTCCTGATCTTGCCCATGATCGAGCCCAAGGCCGCGGGCGTGCTCTACACCCTGGACCCCGAGGGATGCCCGCTCTCGGGCGAACCCGAGGCCATGTCCCTGTTCGCCGTCTCGGGCCTGGGCGAGAGCCTTGTGGACGGCAGCCGCACGCCGCGCCGCCTCCTGCTCTCGCGCCGCGGCCGCCCGAAAATACTCGCGGCATGCAGCGGCCCCGGGCCGGTGCCGCTTTCCGAGGCCTCGCTGGCGGACCTGCGCGAGGCGGGGCTCAAGCTGGAGACCCTTTTCGGACGGCCCCAGGACGTGGAGTGGGCCGTGGACGCCGAGGACCGCCTGTTCATCCTCCAGTCCCGCCAGTTCCACATGGATGCCCCGCGCCATGAAGCGCGATCCGTCCCCCGGGCGGAAGTCCTCGCCTCCGGCCTGATCCGCGCCTCCGGCGGCGTGGCCGCCGGAACGGTCCGGCATTTGCGGACCGTGGGCGAGCTGACCTCCTTCCCGCCCGGAGCCGTGGCCGTGACCTCCACCCTGCCGCCGATCCTGGCCCAGTTCGCCGGGCGTTTGGCCGCCGTGGTCGCCGAAACCGGGTCGCGGGCCAGCCATCTGGCCTCCGTGGCCCGGGAGAACGGCATCCCCGTGCTCGTCGGTCCCGGGGGCTTCCAGTCCCTGCCCGAGGGCGCGGAGGTCACGGTGGACGCCGACGCCGGGGCGGTCTACGCCGGGCGCGTGGATGAACTGCTGCCGCCGCCCAGCGTGGAGGGCGAACGTGTGGCGGACCCCCGCTTCGCCCGCATCCTGCCCTTGACGGCCAAGCTGAGCCTCACCGATCCCGAGGCCCCGGAGTTCAGCCCCGAAGGCTGCAAGTCCCTGCACGACATGGTGCGCTTCTGTCACGAGAAGGGCGTGGCGGAGATGTTCAGCCTGGTGGGCAAGGGCGGCCGGGGGCTGGCCAGCTCACGCAAGTTGCGGACCGAATTGCCTCTGGTGCTCTACCTCCTGGATCTGGAGGACGGCCTGTTCGACTCCGGCCGATCCCGTTCCGAGGTTTTGCCGGAGGACATCAAGAGCCAGCCCATGTGGGCCTTCTGGTGGGGGCTGGCCGACCGGAGCGTGGGCTGGGGCGATCTGGTGCATGTGGACTGGGAGGAGCTGGACCGCGTGAGCGCGGGCATCTTCTCCAAGAACTCCCGTCTGCTGGCCAGCTACGCCATCATCTCGGCGGACTATCTGCACTGCATGATCCGCTTTGGCTACCATTTCTCGGTTCTGGATTCGGTCTGCGGCCATGAGGTCAACGGCAACTACATCCAGTTCCGCTTCAAGGGCGGGGGAGGGAGCCTGGAGCAGCGTCTGCTGCGCCTGGAGTTCCTCACCGGAGTGCTGACCCGGCTGGGCTTCGAGTGCTCCACCCGGGGCGACATGCTGGACGCCAAGTACGCCCGCAAGCCCGAGAACGACACGCAGAAGCGGCTGGCGGCCCTGGGCTACCTCACGGCCGTGACCCGGCTCATGGACATGGGGCTCAAGGACCGGGAACAGGTGGAGGGTTTGGTGGACCAGCATCTGCGGCGCATCGAGCGGGGCCGCGCGTGA
- a CDS encoding protein-tyrosine phosphatase family protein, translating to MSPPKAADGITWITDRLAVGGAPMSYGQLDTLRAQGITAILNLCGEFCDLHEIEADSGFEVYYLPISDEEAPDLQTLEKALEWLDEALYLGKKVYIHCRHGIGRTGTVLNAYLLRRGLGHKLAWLKLRKLRSKPSNFEQWWAVRKYGRKAGQLTVREPCLEYKNFVDLGPFLADYEALVSRAEDLFSYESGEGSRCGRDHDRCCSIPVHLSLVEAVHVRRKVDAATTSQARQQLIERAVAAARSEHEARAAVPTTAPTEFCLSASGARCPLSEDGKCLIFDFRPLQCRTHELDEETKQDLWQNVLEPVLKQSSAQLFFALTSRFPKEGPPSFSLADVVSGKYVQDFFHALMKAGKG from the coding sequence GTGAGCCCGCCCAAGGCGGCGGACGGGATCACCTGGATCACGGACCGTCTGGCCGTGGGCGGCGCGCCCATGTCCTACGGCCAGTTGGACACGCTGCGCGCACAGGGCATCACCGCCATCCTCAACCTCTGCGGCGAATTCTGCGATCTGCACGAGATCGAGGCCGACTCCGGCTTCGAGGTCTACTATCTGCCCATCAGCGACGAGGAGGCCCCGGACCTTCAGACTCTGGAAAAGGCCCTGGAGTGGCTGGACGAGGCCCTTTATCTGGGCAAGAAGGTCTACATCCATTGCCGCCACGGCATCGGCCGCACGGGCACGGTGCTCAACGCTTATCTCCTGCGCCGGGGTCTGGGCCACAAGCTGGCCTGGCTCAAGCTGCGCAAGCTGCGCTCCAAGCCGAGCAACTTCGAGCAATGGTGGGCGGTGCGCAAATACGGCCGCAAGGCCGGGCAGCTCACGGTGCGCGAACCGTGCCTGGAGTACAAGAATTTCGTGGATCTTGGGCCGTTTCTGGCCGACTACGAGGCCCTGGTGTCCCGGGCCGAGGATCTCTTCTCCTACGAGAGCGGGGAGGGGTCGCGCTGCGGCCGGGACCACGACCGCTGCTGCTCCATTCCAGTGCATCTTTCCCTGGTGGAGGCCGTGCATGTGCGGCGCAAGGTGGACGCCGCCACCACCAGCCAGGCCCGCCAACAGCTCATCGAGCGCGCCGTGGCCGCCGCCCGCAGCGAGCACGAGGCTCGGGCCGCCGTGCCCACCACCGCGCCGACGGAATTCTGTCTCTCGGCCTCGGGCGCGCGTTGTCCGCTGTCGGAAGACGGCAAGTGCCTGATCTTCGACTTCCGGCCCCTGCAGTGCCGGACCCATGAACTGGACGAGGAGACCAAGCAGGATCTCTGGCAGAACGTGCTCGAGCCGGTCCTGAAGCAGTCCTCGGCCCAACTCTTCTTCGCCCTGACCTCGCGTTTCCCCAAGGAAGGGCCGCCGTCCTTCTCCCTGGCCGACGTGGTCTCGGGCAAATATGTGCAGGACTTCTTCCACGCCCTGATGAAGGCGGGGAAGGGCTGA
- a CDS encoding FliI/YscN family ATPase: MAALDPRGCCALFEELDACRSYGKVTKVVGLIAEGQGIKAPIGSVCHLLPESGDEASAIAAEVVGFRGGSCLFMPYGDLRGVAPGCLIRNSSIPPHVPVGEALLGRAVDAFGEPLDSLGPFVPESFRPLFGEPPNPMSRPRILEPLDVGVRAINGLLTLGKGQRVGIMAGSGVGKSTLLGMMARYTKADVNVIGLVGERGREVLEFIERDLGPEGLARSVLVIATSDKSPLIRMRAAYTATAIAEFFRDKGADVLLMMDSVTRFAMAGREVGLAAGEPPTRGGYTPSVFAHLPKLLERAGKSVEGSITGIYTVLVDGDDFTEPIADSTRSILDGHVVLTRDLADQGHFPAIDVLKSISRLRSDITPAEVQDAGRVALKYLATFKRVEDMVNIGAYQRGSSPEIDTALRLIQPINAFLQQRVADRQPLEESYAQLMALAAQAGGDAAAKPQAKPAAAKPAPKPAKR; the protein is encoded by the coding sequence ATGGCGGCGCTTGATCCGCGCGGCTGCTGCGCGCTGTTCGAGGAACTGGACGCCTGCCGGAGCTACGGCAAGGTCACCAAGGTGGTCGGCCTCATCGCCGAAGGCCAGGGCATCAAGGCCCCCATCGGCTCGGTCTGCCACCTGCTGCCGGAATCCGGCGACGAGGCGTCGGCCATCGCGGCCGAGGTGGTCGGCTTCCGGGGCGGTTCCTGCCTGTTCATGCCCTACGGCGACCTGCGCGGCGTGGCCCCGGGCTGCCTGATCCGCAACTCCTCGATCCCGCCGCACGTGCCCGTGGGCGAGGCCCTGCTGGGCCGCGCCGTGGACGCCTTCGGCGAACCCCTGGACTCCTTGGGGCCCTTCGTGCCCGAATCCTTCCGCCCGCTTTTCGGGGAACCGCCGAACCCCATGTCGCGGCCGCGCATCCTTGAGCCCCTGGACGTGGGCGTACGGGCCATCAACGGACTTTTGACGCTGGGCAAGGGCCAGCGCGTGGGCATCATGGCCGGTTCCGGCGTGGGCAAGAGCACCCTGCTCGGCATGATGGCCCGCTACACCAAGGCCGACGTGAACGTCATCGGCCTGGTGGGCGAACGCGGCCGCGAGGTGCTGGAGTTCATCGAGCGCGACCTGGGCCCGGAGGGTCTGGCCCGCTCCGTGCTCGTCATCGCCACCTCGGACAAGAGCCCGCTCATCCGCATGCGCGCGGCCTACACCGCCACGGCCATCGCGGAGTTCTTCCGCGACAAGGGCGCGGACGTGCTGCTCATGATGGACTCGGTGACGCGCTTCGCCATGGCCGGGCGCGAGGTGGGGCTGGCGGCCGGAGAACCTCCCACGCGCGGCGGCTACACCCCGAGCGTCTTCGCCCACCTGCCCAAGCTCCTGGAACGCGCGGGCAAGAGCGTCGAGGGCTCCATCACCGGCATCTACACCGTGCTCGTGGACGGAGACGACTTCACCGAGCCCATCGCGGACTCCACTCGCTCGATCCTCGACGGACACGTGGTTCTCACCCGCGATCTGGCCGACCAGGGCCATTTCCCGGCCATCGACGTGCTCAAGAGCATTTCCCGTCTGCGCTCGGACATCACCCCGGCCGAGGTCCAGGACGCCGGGCGCGTGGCCCTCAAGTACCTCGCCACGTTCAAGCGCGTGGAGGACATGGTCAACATCGGGGCCTACCAGCGCGGCTCCAGCCCGGAGATCGACACCGCCCTGCGGCTCATCCAGCCCATCAACGCCTTTCTGCAGCAGCGCGTGGCCGACCGCCAGCCCCTGGAGGAGAGCTACGCCCAGCTCATGGCCCTGGCCGCCCAGGCCGGGGGCGACGCGGCCGCCAAACCGCAGGCCAAGCCCGCCGCGGCGAAGCCCGCGCCCAAACCCGCCAAACGCTGA
- a CDS encoding FliH/SctL family protein gives MSSSDAQEKFYTGRVILGMDTPGPDVMTIQEMEGKKPPTWDEDTCSALLERVRVKARDAAAEILAQARSEAEQIREQARNEGQAEGYAQAQDEVSRQMREFGMTLGNILQAVQTQEVEIFESQRKDFARLILLAVRKALGVEMAERRKEVLDSLLREALEKLESLRQITARVAPEDVEGMELLLNEAKAAFPRLDQWQVKGDAGIASGGVVLETRVGMIDNTLDTRWAEVQAILDRLAGAASGDADGGAAHGGA, from the coding sequence ATGTCTTCGTCTGACGCCCAGGAAAAGTTCTACACCGGACGGGTCATTCTGGGCATGGACACGCCCGGCCCGGACGTCATGACCATCCAGGAAATGGAGGGCAAGAAGCCCCCCACCTGGGACGAGGACACCTGCTCCGCCCTTCTGGAACGCGTACGGGTCAAGGCCCGGGACGCGGCGGCGGAGATCCTGGCCCAGGCCCGCAGCGAGGCCGAGCAGATCCGAGAGCAGGCCCGCAACGAGGGCCAAGCCGAGGGCTACGCCCAGGCCCAGGACGAGGTCTCCCGCCAGATGCGCGAATTCGGCATGACCCTGGGCAACATTCTCCAGGCCGTGCAGACCCAGGAAGTCGAGATATTCGAATCGCAGCGCAAGGACTTCGCCCGGCTCATCCTCCTGGCCGTGCGCAAGGCCCTGGGCGTGGAAATGGCCGAACGCCGCAAGGAAGTCCTGGACTCCCTGCTGCGCGAGGCCCTGGAAAAGCTTGAAAGCCTGCGCCAGATCACGGCCCGGGTGGCCCCGGAAGACGTGGAAGGCATGGAACTGCTCCTGAACGAGGCCAAGGCCGCGTTCCCGCGCCTGGACCAATGGCAGGTCAAGGGCGACGCGGGCATCGCCTCGGGCGGCGTGGTCCTGGAGACGCGCGTGGGCATGATCGACAATACCCTGGACACCCGCTGGGCCGAGGTGCAGGCCATCCTGGACCGCCTGGCCGGAGCCGCCTCCGGGGACGCGGACGGCGGAGCGGCCCATGGCGGCGCTTGA